A genome region from Solirubrobacter pauli includes the following:
- a CDS encoding MFS transporter, whose amino-acid sequence MRLRDALATPDLRRLQAAWAAAAVGGWAFMVALAVHAYGEGGAAAVGLAALVRMVPAGLAAPLLGRVTDRGSRRDVLLASALVRAVLLLALAAAAAVHAFPAVLVLGALFTVAQAAHKPAQAALIPSLTTRPEAANAFWSTIDNAAFILGALAGGLLVATTGAPVAFAAAACTFALAAALLANIKRDRPSSATDVAPFALDRRARVLVAVLSVSTLVEGMVDVLVVVTALEVVGVGEAGVGWLNGAWGIGGVLGGVLALRVSTKALPLGTVLVGAPLLALAALPAPVAALVALTTLGVGYSLVETSGITLIQRLTHDGVRARAFALLESTYWLTTGAGAMLAPLVIALTSPRGALVVAGAALPLAALLTRLVPLRVATAARPAAA is encoded by the coding sequence ATGAGGCTCCGCGACGCCCTCGCCACGCCGGACCTGCGCAGGCTGCAGGCCGCGTGGGCGGCGGCCGCCGTGGGCGGCTGGGCGTTCATGGTCGCGCTGGCCGTGCACGCGTACGGCGAGGGCGGCGCCGCCGCGGTCGGGCTCGCCGCGCTCGTGCGGATGGTGCCCGCGGGGCTCGCCGCGCCGCTGCTCGGCCGGGTCACGGACCGCGGCTCGCGCCGGGACGTGCTGCTGGCCAGCGCACTCGTCCGCGCGGTGCTGCTCCTCGCGCTCGCGGCGGCGGCCGCCGTGCACGCCTTTCCCGCGGTGCTCGTCCTGGGCGCGCTGTTCACCGTGGCCCAGGCCGCGCACAAGCCGGCGCAGGCCGCGCTGATCCCGTCCTTGACCACGCGCCCCGAGGCGGCCAACGCGTTCTGGAGCACGATCGACAACGCCGCGTTCATCCTCGGCGCGCTCGCGGGCGGCCTGCTCGTCGCCACCACGGGCGCGCCGGTCGCCTTCGCCGCCGCCGCGTGCACGTTCGCGCTCGCCGCGGCCCTCCTCGCGAACATAAAGCGGGACCGTCCCTCTTCAGCAACCGATGTCGCGCCGTTCGCGCTCGACCGGCGGGCCCGCGTGCTCGTCGCCGTGCTCAGCGTCAGCACGCTCGTGGAGGGGATGGTGGACGTGCTCGTCGTCGTCACCGCGCTCGAGGTGGTGGGCGTGGGGGAGGCCGGCGTCGGCTGGCTCAACGGCGCCTGGGGGATCGGCGGCGTGCTCGGCGGCGTCCTCGCGCTGCGCGTCTCCACGAAGGCGCTGCCGCTCGGGACGGTGCTCGTCGGCGCGCCGCTGCTCGCGCTCGCGGCGCTGCCCGCGCCGGTGGCGGCGCTCGTCGCGCTGACCACGCTGGGGGTCGGCTACTCGCTCGTCGAGACGTCGGGCATCACGCTGATCCAGCGACTCACCCACGACGGGGTGCGGGCCCGCGCGTTCGCGCTGCTGGAGTCGACGTACTGGCTCACGACCGGCGCCGGCGCGATGCTGGCGCCGCTCGTGATCGCGCTGACCAGCCCGCGCGGCGCGCTCGTCGTCGCCGGCGCCGCGCTGCCGCTCGCCGCGC